Proteins found in one Promicromonospora sukumoe genomic segment:
- a CDS encoding MBL fold metallo-hydrolase has protein sequence MELRVVVAPVFGTNCCVVSVGTDCVVVDAGAGVADAVGRLVDDAGLTPHAVLATHGHADHTWDAGALCARYGIPMRLHEDDAYRLADPFGTLSPALESALGLHRDDYRAPEVIEPFTTPGGSATLTFGDVTLHALHAPGHTEGSTLYRLDDDVILTGDVLFAGSIGRTDLPGGSDQVMGETLRDVVRGLDPALAVVPGHGPTTTVGHELGANPFLAQGRG, from the coding sequence GTGGAGCTTCGAGTCGTGGTCGCGCCGGTCTTCGGCACCAACTGCTGCGTCGTGTCCGTGGGCACCGACTGCGTCGTCGTGGACGCCGGCGCGGGCGTCGCGGACGCCGTCGGCCGGCTGGTCGACGACGCCGGGCTGACCCCGCACGCCGTCCTCGCCACCCACGGCCACGCCGACCACACCTGGGACGCCGGGGCCCTCTGCGCCCGGTACGGCATACCGATGCGGCTGCACGAGGACGACGCCTACCGGCTCGCCGACCCGTTCGGCACGCTCAGCCCCGCGCTGGAGTCCGCGCTCGGGCTGCACCGCGACGACTACCGGGCCCCCGAGGTGATCGAGCCGTTCACGACCCCCGGCGGGTCCGCCACGCTCACCTTCGGCGACGTCACGCTGCACGCCCTGCACGCGCCCGGCCACACCGAGGGGTCCACGCTCTACCGCCTCGACGACGACGTGATCCTGACCGGCGACGTCCTCTTCGCGGGCTCCATCGGCCGCACCGACCTGCCCGGCGGCTCGGACCAGGTGATGGGCGAGACCCTGCGCGACGTCGTCCGCGGGCTCGACCCGGCGCTCGCCGTCGTCCCGGGGCACGGCCCGACCACCACCGTGGGGCACGAGCTGGGGGCGAACCCGTTCCTCGCGCAGGGCCGCGGGTGA